A single genomic interval of Rosistilla ulvae harbors:
- the hpnE gene encoding hydroxysqualene dehydroxylase HpnE: protein METAPPRVAIVGGGLAGMAAALGLSQAGFKVTLIEARSKTGGRAGSFIDPTTGAEIDYCQHVGMGCCTNLLDLLKRTGQLDAWRRYRSLTFIGPEGQVCPFARSRWMPAPLHLMKAFSGLSYLSQDLRKTIAHGIWKLMRLRPEDQANWPTMRDWLTAAGQSESAIREFWDVILVSALGEATDRVAVAPARKVLVDGFLSHRDAGDVWVPQLPLSVLFGQRLPDDLTRRGVEIRLSARATGIESHGGRATGVRLSDGSTIAADYLLIATPWHQLQNVLGDASDAVDDGESIALIPASPITGIHLWCDRPLTDADHLVFVDRTIQWLFRPTFASDQTGRIYHQIVISGSRDLPPRQQLLDQVVNELRELLPAARDANVVDSRIVTDPKSVFSVSRETEKRRPAATTRLPNLWLAGDWTATGWPATMESAVIGGYRAADQIADTLGRPCGNEQPALATSWLAKLLIR, encoded by the coding sequence ATGGAGACGGCACCGCCACGCGTCGCGATCGTCGGAGGAGGATTGGCCGGGATGGCCGCTGCGCTGGGACTGTCGCAGGCCGGATTCAAGGTGACGCTAATCGAAGCTCGCAGCAAAACCGGCGGCCGCGCGGGTTCCTTCATCGATCCTACCACGGGGGCGGAGATCGATTATTGCCAACACGTCGGTATGGGCTGCTGCACGAACCTGCTGGACCTTTTGAAGCGGACGGGCCAGTTGGACGCTTGGCGGCGTTATCGATCACTGACGTTCATCGGTCCCGAGGGGCAAGTCTGTCCATTTGCCCGATCGCGTTGGATGCCCGCTCCGCTGCATCTGATGAAGGCGTTTTCGGGCTTAAGCTACCTGTCGCAAGATCTTCGCAAAACGATCGCTCATGGAATTTGGAAACTGATGCGTCTGCGTCCGGAAGACCAAGCGAACTGGCCGACGATGCGGGATTGGTTGACCGCCGCGGGGCAATCCGAATCGGCGATCCGGGAATTCTGGGACGTGATTTTGGTCAGCGCCCTCGGGGAGGCGACCGATCGCGTCGCTGTCGCTCCGGCCCGGAAGGTCCTTGTCGACGGCTTCCTTTCGCACCGCGATGCGGGTGACGTCTGGGTGCCTCAGTTGCCTCTTTCGGTCCTGTTTGGTCAACGCTTGCCCGACGACTTAACCCGGCGTGGCGTCGAGATCCGATTGTCGGCGCGGGCAACCGGGATCGAGAGTCACGGCGGACGGGCGACCGGCGTGCGGTTGAGCGATGGTTCGACGATCGCCGCCGATTATCTGCTGATCGCGACACCGTGGCACCAATTGCAAAATGTATTGGGGGACGCCAGCGATGCGGTCGACGATGGCGAATCGATCGCATTGATCCCCGCGTCGCCGATCACGGGGATCCATTTGTGGTGCGACCGGCCGCTGACCGATGCGGATCACTTAGTTTTTGTCGACCGAACGATCCAGTGGCTGTTCCGTCCCACGTTTGCAAGCGATCAAACGGGTAGGATCTATCATCAAATCGTGATCAGCGGATCGCGCGACTTGCCGCCGCGGCAACAACTGTTGGACCAAGTCGTCAACGAACTTCGCGAATTGCTACCCGCAGCCCGCGACGCCAACGTTGTCGATTCGCGGATCGTGACCGATCCCAAATCGGTCTTCTCGGTCTCGCGGGAGACTGAAAAACGTCGCCCCGCCGCGACGACACGCTTGCCAAATCTGTGGCTTGCTGGCGACTGGACCGCCACCGGTTGGCCCGCGACGATGGAATCGGCCGTGATCGGCGGCTATCGCGCGGCCGACCAGATCGCCGACACCTTGGGGCGGCCCTGCGGAAATGAGCAGCCGGCGTTGGCGACGTCCTGGCTCGCCAAACTTTTGATTCGATAG